The segment GTGTCAGTGGATTTCTGTTTGGCCACTTTCTGCTTCATCATTCCATGAAGGTCTTGCATGCAAGAagattcaaaattcatttccacTTTCAATGGCTGATACATATTTATCTCGACAGCTGGTGCCCTCCTATAATAAGGATCAGTGTTGTGGATTTTCTTCTTTGAAGGGGACTTCAGAGTCATCTCCCCTTCGCGGCTCTCGGCGCTTCCTTTGTGTCCAGGATAGGCAGATGGCCCAAACATTCCAGTGGGTGGAGGCAGCAGGGCCCTTTGAGGTCCCAGAAGTTGGTCAGCAATACCGCCATCTTCAGCCGCCTGAATTGCCCTCCTAAAAGGGTCAGTGTAGTGGATTTTCTTCTTCGAAGGGGACTTTAGAGTCATCTCCCCTTCGCGGCTCTCGGCGCTTCCTTTGTGTCCAGGATAGGCAGACGACCCAAACATTCCAGTGGGCGGAGGCAGCAGGGCCCTTTGAGGTCCCAGAAGTTGGTCAGTAATACCGCCATCTTCAGCCGCCTGAATTGCCCTCCTATAAGGGTCAGTGTTGTGGATTTTCTTCTTCGAAGGGGACTTCAGAGTCATCTCCCCTTTGCGGCTCTTGGCGCTTCCTTTGTGTCCAGGATAGGCAGGCGGCCCAAACATTCCAGAGGGTGGAGGTAGCAGGGCCCTTTGAGGTCCCAGAAGTTGGTCAGGAAGACCACCAAAGCTTTGTGGTTGAGGATACCACGGGTGATGGGAGTCGTCATCATGACCACTGATGCCAGAGAAGAAGGCCATTTGGGCTATTTGGAAGGAGTCCTTCGGACGATTTGTCTAATAAccagaggaaatttaaatcaatattatgaTCTGATCGTTTTATTCGTTTGTACAGAATTGTATCTACATTCATAAATTActacatatatacatatatattaattattatcacatTATGTCTGACGTCTTTGatgtttaataatatattatataatatgtgtAAGAATTatgcagaaaaattatattcggCCGATTTATGCAGAAGTATTATGTATTATACAAAGTAGATAATAGTaatgtacatacatatatgtacACTACTTCTCGCATTC is part of the Cloeon dipterum chromosome 1, ieCloDipt1.1, whole genome shotgun sequence genome and harbors:
- the LOC135934030 gene encoding uncharacterized protein LOC135934030, which translates into the protein MTNRPKDSFQIAQMAFFSGISGHDDDSHHPWYPQPQSFGGLPDQLLGPQRALLPPPSGMFGPPAYPGHKGSAKSRKGEMTLKSPSKKKIHNTDPYRRAIQAAEDGGITDQLLGPQRALLPPPTGMFGSSAYPGHKGSAESREGEMTLKSPSKKKIHYTDPFRRAIQAAEDGGIADQLLGPQRALLPPPTGMFGPSAYPGHKGSAESREGEMTLKSPSKKKIHNTDPYYRRAPAVEINMYQPLKVEMNFESSCMQDLHGMMKQKVAKQKSTDTKLKISEPPAVAVAQMAVSTPALKCHRCNCIISGPTASQDLDKHLKDCGTIKCVLCGNKYKTIKTLQNHQAKAHADPFMNFKR